In a single window of the Elaeis guineensis isolate ETL-2024a chromosome 6, EG11, whole genome shotgun sequence genome:
- the LOC105046944 gene encoding probable disease resistance protein At4g27220: MHDVIRDMAIKITSESTERGRRFLVRTSLGLEDCPQVETWEVKDRISLMNNNIRFLPDEPKCTELSTLVLRGNVFLKEIPQSFFKQMKNLRVLDLSCTRIVSLPPSISELGSLQALILRFCRYLQSVDHAGGLKQLQLLDLSCTGIVGLPREIEQLTRLRRLNLSGTFHLACIPVDIIVSLSLLEDLEMRLSSFSRSKESKAFIENVGHLNHLTHFTADIPNDLCTSSQLEEFLLRDKLKSFHLRIVGRGLIVPPFLVEPKRRGRYLDITAKANVRREAVGLLQHAEILNLYYHDEVRTISAMGARNLKRLKECEVWQCRKMENVVITEEAEEGILPELEILRLFYLPNLKSIWEGNGTPGSFGRIKNITIINCANVMYLFSSNVLQLLNSLENLCIETCPWMVEIVRGEVGNGVIALPKLRRIVLKELQELNRMWEGVLSLESLQAIEVTSCPSLRQLAIDIEKTPALEVIEGESEWWNSLKWQNDSNMSHFQNIFKLEDRLVVQDGDTFDKYFTPNCKLGRFSD, from the coding sequence ATGCACGACGTGATCCGGGATATGGCAATAAAAATCACATCAGAAAGCACAGAAAGAGGCAGGAGGTTCTTAGTACGAACCAGTTTGGGATTAGAAGATTGCCCACAAGTGGAGACGTGGGAAGTGAAGGACAGGATCTCACTGATGAATAACAATATTCGATTTTTACCGGATGAACCAAAATGCACTGAACTCTCTACCTTGGTACTCCGAGGGAATGTATTTCTCAAAGAAATCCCACAATCATTTTTCAAGCAGATGAAGAATCTTCGTGTACTTGATCTATCCTGTACCCGTATTGTGTCACTTCCACCCTCCATTTCTGAACTAGGTAGCCTCCAAGCACTCATTCTAAGATTCTGTCGCTATTTACAAAGTGTGGACCATGCGGGCGGACTCAAGCAGCTCCAATTGCTCGATTTAAGCTGTACCGGAATTGTAGGACTGCCACGTGAGATTGAGCAGTTAACCAGGTTGCGCCGTCTGAATCTATCAGGCACCTTTCACCTTGCATGCATCCCGGTTGATATAATAGTTTCACTGTCCCTCTTGGAAGATCTAGAAATGCGGCTAAGTTCCTTTAGCAGAAGTAAAGAGAGCAAAGCATTTATTGAGAATGTAGGACACTTAAATCACTTGACTCATTTTACTGCTGACATTCCAAATGACCTTTGCACCAGCTCTCAATTGGAGGAATTCCTGCTTCGGGATAAGCTGAAGAGTTTCCATCTACGAATTGTGGGTCGTGGCTTAATTGTCCCACCGTTTTTGGTTGAACCTAAAAGAAGAGGTCGGTATCTAGACATCACAGCAAAAGCGAATGTCAGGCGAGAAGCGGTTGGATTACTTCAGCATGCAGAAATCTTAAATCTCTATTATCACGATGAGGTCCGAACAATATCCGCAATGGGAGCACGTAATTTGAAGCGGTTGAAAGAATGTGAGGTCTGGCAATGTCGTAAAATGGAGAACGTCGTCATCACGGAGGAGGCAGAAGAAGGAATTTTGCCAGAACTAGAGATCTTACGATTGTTTTACCTTCCAAATTTGAAGAGTATATGGGAGGGAAATGGAACACCAGGAAGCTTTGGAAGAATCAAGAATATTACCATAATCAACTGTGCCAACGTGATGTATCTCTTTTCATCCAATGTGCTACAGCTACTAAATTCTCTAGAAAACTTGTGCATTGAGACATGCCCTTGGATGGTAGAGATTGTTAGGGGAGAAGTTGGAAATGGAGTTATTGCCCTTCCAAAGCTCAGGCGCATCGTTCTTAAAGAACTACAGGAACTGAATAGAATGTGGGAGGGAGTTTTATCCTTGGAATCATTGCAGGCAATAGAAGTAACCTCGTGTCCCAGCTTAAGGCAGCTTGCCATAGATATTGAGAAGACACCAGCATTGGAAGTCATTGAAGGTGAAAGTGAATGGTGGAATAGTTTGAAATGGCAGAACGACAGCAACATGTCCCATTTTCAAAACATATTTAAATTAGAAGATCGTTTAGTAGTTCAAGATGGAGATACCTTCGACAAATACTTCACACCAAATTGTAAGCTAGGTCGGTTTTCAGATTAA
- the LOC105046945 gene encoding small ribosomal subunit protein mS78 (rPPR3a): MKENHLASSDSCNSSPFSSSRNPNPNPYLKRLKTTTNYFLRERKRGKPVASFKKSSESYYGFRCKHLYMRSPSATRCPNAVEAIFEEQKRYPAGIAREGFDVRLISLYGKAGMLGDAANGGTPRASMRS; encoded by the coding sequence ATGAAAGAAAATCATCTGGCCTCCTCTGACTCCTGCAATagttctcccttctcctcctcccgaaaccctaaccctaatcccTACCTGAAGCGCCTGAAGACAACCACCAATTACTTTCTCCGGGAGCGCAAGCGGGGCAAGCCTGTCGCATCCTTCAAGAAGTCCTCCGAGTCCTACTACGGCTTCCGCTGCAAGCACCTATATATGAGATCGCCGTCCGCCACCCGCTGCCCCAATGCCGTTGAGGCCATCTTTGAGGAACAAAAGCGCTACCCCGCCGGCATCGCCCGCGAGGGCTTTGACGTCCGCCTCATCTCCCTCTACGGCAAGGCCGGCATGCTCGGCGACGCTGCCAACGGGGGGACACCGAGAGCTTCAATGCGAAGCTGA
- the LOC140858762 gene encoding probable disease resistance protein At5g43740, whose amino-acid sequence MDTKTGIIGIWGKGGVGKTTLVKNINNKLCGTRQFEFVIFVTVLRDCNMKKLRNDIGKEIYLDLSEEQDETRASRLLFNKLKGKKFLLILDDMWEKVDLEKLGVPAPKENGSCKVVITTRNRGVCNDMETDKEILVQVLSDTEAWELFQEKAGSVISSDLEPVARDVCKECHGLPLAIIVVGRALRKETNGEVWKNALRVLKTSRFELKGMEREVYLPLKFSYIHLKNDSENDILQNCFLYCSLFPEDYPIKVIV is encoded by the coding sequence ATGGATACCAAGACTGGAATAATTGGAATTTGGGGCAAGGGCGGTGTCGGAAAGACAACGCTGGTTAAGAATATCAATAACAAACTTTGCGGGACTCGGCAATTTGAGTTCGTCATTTTCGTGACAGTATTAAGAGACTGTAACATGAAGAAGCTAAGGAATGACATTGGGAAGGAGATATACTTGGACTTATCCGAGGAACAAGATGAAACACGGGCCTCAAGATTATTGTTCAATAAGTTGAAGGGGAAAAAGTTCCTTCTAATTTTGGATGATATGTGGGAGAAAGTAGATCTGGAAAAGCTGGGAGTTCCTGCACCAAAAGAAAACGGCAGCTGCAAAGTTGTCATAACCACTAGAAACAGAGGTGTCTGTAACGATATGGAGACAGATAAAGAAATCCTGGTGCAGGTTCTTTCCGACACGGAAGCATGGGAATTGTTTCAGGAAAAGGCAGGTAGTGTGATTTCTTCTGATCTCGAGCCCGTCGCACGAGATGTGTGTAAGGAGTGCCATGGTTTGCCACTGGCAATAATTGTGGTTGGTCGAGCATTGAGGAAGGAGACTAATGGAGAAGTCTGGAAAAATGCTCTGCGGGTGCTTAAGACTTCACGGTTCGAGCTCAAAGGTATGGAACGTGAAGTTTACCTGCCTCTGAAATTTAGTTACATTCACTTGAAAAATGACTCGGAAAATGATATTCTTCAAAATTGCTTCCTGTATTGTTCTCTATTTCCTGAAGATTATCCAATAAAAGTCATCGTTTAA